A genomic segment from Flavobacterium inviolabile encodes:
- a CDS encoding porin, which yields MRKLLIIVLLLFAVGLQAQDIKISTKDNDLKLAALPYYSYGKGLGITSADSLFQLNIRFRMQNRIGYIQNEGEDAAYDGQIRRLRLRFDGYVGNPHFLYVLQLSFAPGDVGEIHEGENINIIRDAAVIYRPNRNWSFTFGQTKIPGNRQRVNSSGALQLTDRSINNAKFNIDRDFGIQAYFLNEKKDAFSYNIKTAVTTGEGRNWTKSPDNGVALTGKIELFPLGSFTKDGSNFEGDLAREKTPKLLLSGAFHQNNHARRTQGQLGDDLYQQKTMKSFFADAMLKYNGWAAMATYMSRTANNPIAIDPLDPTLSNYVYTGKGMDYQLSYTFPTNYEIIGRFSTQTANKDIKALTPDTNEYTIGVTKYLWEHAFKLQTELTYDQLDFANGTTKNNWYVRFQIEIGI from the coding sequence ATGAGAAAATTACTAATAATTGTTTTGCTGCTCTTTGCTGTAGGTTTACAGGCACAGGACATCAAGATTTCTACCAAAGATAACGATTTAAAATTAGCGGCGCTTCCGTACTATAGCTATGGAAAAGGACTTGGAATTACTTCTGCCGACAGTTTATTTCAGTTAAACATCCGTTTCCGTATGCAAAACCGCATCGGGTACATCCAGAATGAAGGCGAAGATGCAGCCTATGACGGACAGATCCGCCGTTTGCGTCTGCGTTTTGACGGTTATGTTGGGAATCCTCACTTTTTATATGTGTTGCAATTATCGTTTGCACCGGGTGATGTAGGAGAAATTCATGAAGGCGAAAACATCAACATTATCCGTGATGCGGCCGTGATTTACCGTCCCAACAGAAACTGGAGTTTTACGTTCGGGCAAACGAAGATACCGGGGAACCGCCAGCGTGTGAACTCTTCGGGAGCTTTGCAGTTAACGGATCGTTCCATTAACAATGCGAAATTCAATATCGACAGGGATTTTGGTATTCAGGCATATTTCCTGAACGAGAAAAAAGATGCGTTTTCGTATAATATTAAAACAGCCGTTACTACCGGCGAAGGGCGTAACTGGACCAAAAGCCCGGATAACGGAGTGGCTTTGACCGGTAAGATCGAATTGTTCCCGTTAGGATCGTTTACAAAAGACGGATCTAACTTTGAAGGGGATTTAGCGCGTGAAAAAACACCAAAACTATTGCTTTCCGGAGCTTTTCACCAAAATAACCATGCCCGCAGAACACAAGGGCAGCTGGGTGACGACTTGTACCAGCAAAAAACAATGAAATCCTTTTTTGCAGATGCGATGCTGAAATACAACGGCTGGGCTGCTATGGCGACCTATATGTCCCGCACGGCTAACAATCCGATAGCCATTGATCCGCTTGATCCAACGCTAAGCAACTATGTTTATACCGGTAAAGGGATGGATTATCAGCTGAGTTATACGTTCCCGACAAATTATGAAATCATCGGGCGTTTTTCTACACAAACGGCTAATAAGGATATTAAGGCATTAACGCCGGATACGAATGAATATACCATCGGGGTGACGAAATACCTGTGGGAGCATGCTTTTAAGCTGCAAACGGAGCTAACGTATGACCAGTTGGATTTTGCGAACGGAACAACTAAAAATAACTGGTATGTCCGTTTCCAGATAGAAATAGGAATTTAA